Proteins co-encoded in one Streptomyces sp. JH34 genomic window:
- a CDS encoding GMC oxidoreductase produces the protein MPPSPSTARPEPVDYVIVGGGTAGSVIASRLTEDPDVTVTVIEGGPTDIDRDDVLTLRRWLGLLGGDLDYDYPTTEQPRGNSHIRHSRARVLGGCSSHNTLISFKPLPGDWDEWAEAGAEGWHAAAMDPYFDRLRNNIVPVDEKDRNAIARDFVEAAQAAAGVPRVDSFNKKPFHDGVGFFDLAYHPENNKRSSASVAYLHPHIEAGDRPNLSILLETWAYRLEFDGDRATGVHVRDKDGVETLLRATREVIVCAGAVDTPRLLMHSGVGPAEDLSALGIPVVHDAPGVGENLLDHPESVIVWETDGPIPENSAMDSDAGLFVRRDPGSRGPDLMFHFYQIPFTDNPERLGYEKPEHGVSMTPNIPKPRSRGRLYLTSADPEVKPALDFRYFTDEDDHDGRTLVDGIKLAREIAKTEPLAHWLKREVCPGPEVTSDEDISEYARKVAHTVYHPAGTCRMGAEGDPEAVVDPQLRIQGLKGIRIADASVFPTMPAVNPMIGVLMVGEKCAELLRATPTTGGDVR, from the coding sequence ATGCCACCGTCCCCCAGCACCGCACGCCCCGAACCCGTCGACTACGTGATCGTCGGAGGCGGTACGGCAGGTTCGGTCATCGCCTCCCGGCTCACCGAGGACCCCGACGTCACCGTCACCGTCATCGAGGGCGGTCCCACCGACATCGACCGCGACGACGTCCTCACCCTCCGCCGCTGGCTCGGTCTCCTCGGGGGCGACCTCGACTACGACTACCCCACCACCGAACAGCCCCGCGGCAACTCCCACATCCGGCACAGCCGCGCCCGCGTCCTCGGCGGCTGCTCCTCGCACAACACGCTGATCAGCTTCAAGCCGCTGCCCGGCGACTGGGACGAATGGGCCGAGGCCGGGGCCGAAGGCTGGCACGCCGCCGCGATGGACCCCTACTTCGACCGGCTCCGCAACAACATCGTGCCCGTCGACGAGAAGGACCGGAACGCCATCGCCCGCGACTTCGTCGAGGCCGCGCAGGCCGCCGCCGGGGTCCCGCGCGTGGACAGCTTCAACAAGAAGCCCTTCCACGACGGCGTCGGCTTCTTCGACCTGGCCTACCACCCGGAGAACAACAAGCGCTCCTCCGCGTCGGTCGCCTATCTGCATCCGCACATCGAGGCCGGTGACCGCCCCAACCTCTCGATCCTGCTGGAGACATGGGCGTACCGCCTGGAGTTCGACGGCGACCGGGCCACCGGGGTGCACGTCCGGGACAAGGACGGCGTGGAGACGCTCCTGCGCGCCACGCGCGAGGTGATCGTCTGCGCGGGCGCCGTGGACACCCCGCGGCTGCTGATGCACTCCGGCGTCGGACCGGCCGAGGACCTCAGCGCGCTCGGCATCCCCGTCGTCCACGACGCGCCGGGCGTCGGCGAGAACCTGCTCGACCACCCCGAGTCGGTCATCGTCTGGGAGACCGACGGGCCCATCCCGGAGAACTCCGCCATGGACTCCGACGCGGGCCTCTTCGTACGCCGCGACCCCGGATCCAGGGGCCCCGACCTGATGTTCCACTTCTACCAGATCCCCTTCACCGACAACCCGGAGCGCCTCGGCTACGAGAAGCCCGAGCACGGGGTGTCGATGACCCCGAACATCCCCAAGCCGCGCAGCCGCGGCCGGCTTTACCTGACGAGCGCCGACCCCGAGGTCAAGCCCGCCCTGGACTTCCGCTACTTCACCGACGAGGACGACCACGACGGCCGCACCCTGGTCGACGGCATCAAGCTCGCCCGCGAGATAGCGAAGACCGAACCGCTGGCCCACTGGCTCAAGCGCGAGGTGTGCCCCGGCCCCGAGGTCACGTCCGACGAGGACATCAGCGAGTACGCCCGCAAGGTCGCGCACACCGTCTACCACCCGGCCGGAACCTGCCGGATGGGCGCCGAGGGCGACCCGGAGGCCGTCGTCGACCCGCAGTTGCGGATCCAGGGCCTGAAGGGCATCCGGATCGCCGACGCGTCCGTCTTCCCGACCATGCCCGCCGTGAACCCCATGATCGGCGTCCTGATGGTGGGCGAGAAGTGCGCCGAACTGCTCCGTGCGACCCCGACCACCGGAGGCGATGTCCGATGA
- a CDS encoding glycine betaine/L-proline ABC transporter ATP-binding protein, with translation MSEASTPAMASDPVFSVKNLWKVFGPRADRIPGSELADLPAAELRERTGCTAAVRDVSFDVEKGEVFVVMGLSGSGKSTLVRCLTRLIEPTSGTLAIDGEDVLAMDTNRLRELRRHRAAMVFQHFGLLPHRTVLDNVAYGLEIQGLGKAERRAKAAELVEKVGLAGLEDRRPAQLSGGQQQRVGLARALAVDPSVLLFDEPFSALDPLIRREMQDEVVRLHREEGRTMVFITHDLSEALRLGTRIALMRDGGIVQLGTPEEIVGSPADDYVREFVRDVPREQVLTVATAMRPPTAGESESGPAVRPGATVSEAIEAVSRSGDPVARVMDDGRLVGVVDHACLLDVVAGAGGGPEVREVTV, from the coding sequence ATGAGCGAAGCCAGTACCCCTGCGATGGCCAGTGACCCCGTGTTCAGCGTCAAGAACCTCTGGAAGGTCTTCGGCCCCAGGGCCGACCGGATCCCCGGCAGCGAACTCGCCGATCTGCCCGCCGCGGAACTCCGCGAACGCACCGGCTGCACCGCCGCGGTGCGCGACGTCTCCTTCGACGTCGAGAAGGGCGAGGTCTTCGTCGTCATGGGCCTGTCGGGTTCCGGCAAGTCCACCCTCGTACGCTGTCTGACCCGGCTCATCGAACCCACCAGCGGCACCCTGGCGATCGACGGCGAGGACGTCCTGGCCATGGACACCAACCGGCTGCGCGAACTGCGCCGCCACCGCGCCGCGATGGTTTTCCAGCACTTCGGGCTGCTGCCGCACCGCACCGTGCTCGACAACGTCGCCTACGGCCTGGAGATCCAGGGCCTCGGCAAGGCCGAACGGCGCGCCAAGGCCGCCGAACTGGTCGAGAAGGTCGGCCTCGCCGGACTCGAGGACCGCCGCCCCGCCCAGCTGTCCGGCGGTCAGCAGCAGCGTGTCGGGCTGGCCCGCGCCCTCGCCGTCGACCCGTCGGTCCTGCTCTTCGACGAACCGTTCAGCGCGCTGGACCCGCTGATCCGGCGGGAGATGCAGGACGAGGTCGTCCGGCTGCACCGCGAGGAGGGCCGCACCATGGTCTTCATCACCCACGACCTCAGCGAGGCGCTCCGCCTGGGCACCCGCATCGCGCTGATGCGCGACGGCGGCATCGTCCAGCTGGGCACTCCCGAGGAGATCGTCGGCTCGCCCGCCGACGACTACGTACGCGAGTTCGTCCGGGACGTCCCCCGCGAGCAGGTCCTCACCGTCGCCACCGCCATGCGGCCGCCGACCGCGGGCGAGAGCGAAAGCGGACCGGCCGTCCGCCCCGGCGCCACCGTCTCCGAGGCCATCGAGGCCGTCTCCCGCTCCGGCGACCCCGTCGCCCGGGTCATGGACGACGGCAGGCTGGTCGGAGTCGTCGACCACGCGTGCCTGCTCGATGTCGTCGCCGGTGCGGGCGGGGGCCCGGAAGTCCGCGAGGTGACCGTCTGA
- a CDS encoding amino acid ABC transporter permease has protein sequence MSLSRRQRTRAVRGAQYAVLAAVLLVVALAADWGEIRRAFFDVEVAKAQFPDIITTALLNTVVYTLLGFGFGLAAGLLLALMRLSRVPPYRWLAVAYIEFFRGVPALLVFIALGFGVPLAFQVALNQYVTVMLALGLVGAAYMAETIRAGIQAVPKGQMEAARSLGMSQTRAMVSIIIPQALRIVLPPLTNELILLTKDSSLVYLLGLSLSQYELAKFGRDALNQNRSLTPILIAGLCYLIITLPLGHLVRRLEARTAKAR, from the coding sequence ATGTCCCTATCCCGCAGACAACGGACCCGCGCCGTCCGAGGCGCTCAGTACGCGGTCCTCGCCGCCGTACTGCTCGTCGTCGCCCTGGCCGCCGACTGGGGTGAGATCCGACGGGCGTTCTTCGACGTCGAGGTCGCCAAGGCACAGTTCCCTGACATCATCACCACGGCCCTGCTCAACACCGTGGTCTACACCCTGCTCGGCTTCGGTTTCGGACTGGCCGCGGGGCTGCTGCTCGCACTGATGAGACTGTCGCGCGTCCCGCCGTACCGCTGGCTGGCCGTCGCGTACATCGAGTTCTTCCGCGGCGTTCCCGCGCTGCTGGTCTTCATCGCCCTCGGCTTCGGCGTACCGCTCGCCTTCCAGGTGGCGCTCAACCAGTACGTGACCGTCATGCTGGCACTCGGCCTCGTCGGCGCCGCCTACATGGCGGAGACGATACGGGCGGGGATCCAGGCGGTCCCGAAGGGGCAGATGGAGGCGGCGCGTTCGCTGGGCATGTCGCAGACCCGGGCCATGGTGTCCATCATCATCCCGCAGGCCCTGCGCATCGTCCTCCCGCCACTCACCAACGAGCTGATCCTGCTGACCAAGGACTCGTCCCTGGTGTACCTGCTGGGCCTGTCGCTCTCCCAGTACGAACTGGCCAAGTTCGGCCGGGACGCCCTCAACCAGAACCGCAGCCTGACGCCGATCCTCATCGCCGGTCTGTGCTATCTGATCATCACTCTGCCGCTCGGCCACCTGGTCCGGCGGCTCGAAGCGCGTACGGCGAAGGCGAGGTGA
- the yicI gene encoding alpha-xylosidase, translating to MRFTDGFWLMREGVRASYATEIRDLRVDDDRFTAYAAVKRVAARGDTLNTPLITVECFSPAEGVIGVRTTHHAGKARRGPDFALLADDTAAPVATTRRDGAVTELTSGPLTLRMDGDGPWGITFLDGDGKRLTRVDPKGTAFATTPDGVHHMIAQLALDVGENVYGLGERFTPYVKNGQTVDIWQADGGTSSELAYKNIPFYLSSRGYGVFVNHPGKVSFEVGSESVGQVQFSVEDQSIEYYVVAGPTPKDVLSRYTALTGRPALPPAWSFGLWLTTSFCTSYDEETVTSFVDGMAERGIPLSVFHFDCFWMREYQWSDFLWDPEVFPDPEGMLARLKERGLRVSMWINPYIAQKSALFAEGAEHGYLVRRANGDIWQWDLWQPGMALVDFTNPAARAWYDDKLRALLDQGVDCFKTDFGERIPTDVVWHDGSDPERMHNYYAQIYNRTVFELLERERGAGEAVLFARSATAGGQQFPVHWGGDCFASFTAMAESLRGGLSLSLSGFGFWSHDIGGFEGTPDPAVFKRWLAFGLLSSHSRLHGNVSYRVPWEFGEEAVDVARKFTLLKHRLMPYLYGVAVEAHRTGVPMMRPMLAEFPGDPASRTLDRQYMLGPDLLVAPVFTEDGEVEYYVPEGTWTSLLTGERVTGPGWRHETHGFDSLPLLVRDGAVLPWGADDQRPDGDWLEGLTLRVFGAGPDERTVTVPDLTGSPAATFRVVRDDSGTQVTAEGTDRPYRVVVEESGAAGEGTGTVSPA from the coding sequence ATGAGGTTCACCGACGGCTTCTGGCTGATGCGTGAGGGCGTCCGCGCGTCCTACGCCACCGAGATCCGCGATCTGCGGGTCGATGACGACCGGTTCACGGCGTACGCGGCGGTCAAGCGTGTCGCGGCGCGAGGGGACACGCTCAACACCCCGCTGATCACGGTCGAATGCTTCTCCCCGGCCGAGGGCGTCATCGGCGTCCGCACCACCCATCACGCCGGGAAGGCCCGTCGCGGGCCGGACTTCGCGCTGCTCGCGGATGACACCGCGGCCCCTGTCGCCACCACCCGCCGGGACGGTGCGGTCACCGAACTCACCAGCGGACCACTGACGTTGCGGATGGACGGCGACGGGCCCTGGGGCATCACCTTCCTCGACGGCGACGGGAAGCGCCTCACCCGGGTGGACCCGAAGGGGACGGCATTCGCGACCACGCCCGACGGCGTCCACCACATGATCGCCCAACTCGCCCTGGACGTCGGCGAGAACGTCTACGGCCTCGGTGAGCGCTTCACCCCGTACGTGAAGAACGGCCAGACCGTCGACATCTGGCAGGCAGACGGCGGCACCAGCAGCGAACTGGCCTACAAGAACATCCCGTTCTACCTGTCCTCGCGCGGGTACGGCGTCTTCGTCAACCACCCCGGCAAGGTCTCCTTCGAGGTCGGCTCGGAGTCCGTCGGACAGGTGCAGTTCAGCGTCGAGGACCAGTCGATCGAGTACTACGTCGTCGCCGGCCCGACCCCGAAGGACGTCCTGTCCCGCTACACGGCCCTGACCGGCCGGCCCGCGCTGCCGCCTGCCTGGTCGTTCGGGCTCTGGCTGACCACGTCCTTCTGCACGTCGTACGACGAGGAGACCGTCACCTCCTTCGTGGACGGCATGGCCGAGCGCGGCATCCCGCTGAGCGTCTTCCACTTCGACTGCTTCTGGATGCGCGAATACCAGTGGTCGGACTTCCTCTGGGACCCCGAGGTCTTCCCCGACCCGGAGGGGATGCTGGCCCGCCTCAAGGAACGTGGCCTGCGCGTCTCCATGTGGATCAATCCCTACATCGCCCAGAAGTCGGCCCTGTTCGCCGAGGGCGCCGAACACGGCTACCTGGTCCGCCGGGCCAACGGCGACATCTGGCAGTGGGACCTTTGGCAGCCGGGCATGGCGCTGGTCGACTTCACCAACCCGGCCGCCCGGGCCTGGTACGACGACAAGCTGCGGGCCCTGCTCGACCAGGGCGTCGACTGCTTCAAGACGGACTTCGGCGAGCGCATCCCGACGGACGTCGTCTGGCACGACGGCTCCGACCCGGAGCGGATGCACAACTACTACGCGCAGATCTACAACCGCACCGTCTTCGAGCTGCTGGAGAGGGAGCGGGGCGCGGGGGAGGCGGTGCTGTTCGCCCGGTCGGCGACGGCGGGCGGCCAGCAGTTCCCGGTGCACTGGGGCGGCGACTGCTTCGCCTCGTTCACGGCGATGGCGGAGTCGCTGCGCGGCGGGCTGTCCCTGAGCCTGTCCGGGTTCGGCTTCTGGAGCCACGACATCGGCGGCTTCGAGGGCACGCCCGACCCCGCGGTCTTCAAACGCTGGCTCGCCTTCGGCCTGCTCTCCTCGCACAGCCGGCTCCACGGCAACGTCTCCTACCGCGTGCCGTGGGAGTTCGGTGAGGAAGCCGTCGACGTGGCGCGGAAGTTCACCCTGCTCAAGCACCGGCTCATGCCCTACCTCTACGGGGTGGCCGTGGAGGCGCACCGCACGGGTGTCCCGATGATGCGGCCCATGCTCGCGGAGTTCCCCGGCGACCCCGCCTCCCGCACCCTGGACCGGCAGTACATGCTCGGACCGGACCTGCTGGTCGCACCGGTCTTCACGGAGGACGGCGAGGTCGAGTACTACGTCCCCGAGGGCACCTGGACCTCGCTGCTCACGGGAGAGCGCGTCACCGGCCCAGGCTGGAGGCACGAGACGCACGGCTTCGACAGTCTGCCCCTGCTGGTCAGGGACGGTGCGGTGCTCCCGTGGGGCGCCGACGACCAGCGCCCGGACGGGGACTGGCTGGAGGGCCTGACCCTGCGCGTCTTCGGGGCGGGCCCGGACGAGCGCACGGTCACCGTCCCTGACCTGACCGGCAGCCCGGCCGCGACGTTCCGCGTCGTACGCGACGACTCGGGCACACAGGTCACGGCGGAGGGCACGGACCGCCCCTACCGCGTGGTCGTCGAGGAGTCCGGGGCGGCGGGGGAGGGGACCGGAACCGTGTCCCCCGCCTGA
- a CDS encoding ABC transporter substrate-binding protein gives MSARSALPVIFTATLTAVAVLTGCTSTKPSASGGTELELVTPGKLTTCTHLPYEPFQVRKGDAVVGFDVDLVDLVAKKLEVTQEIVDTPFEGIQTGEDLNARKCDLAAAGMTITPVRAKNLDFSVGYFDATQALIAKKGSSLTSLASLKGKKLGVQQGTTGETYAQKNAEGVTTVQFEDLALLLTAVKTGQVDAAVNDNGVLFEYVRKNPDTQVTAEFDTGEEYGIGVRTGNDALRKEIDAVLADAKSDGSYDRIYKKWFPAAPKK, from the coding sequence GTGTCCGCTCGTTCCGCACTGCCTGTCATATTCACCGCCACCCTCACCGCGGTCGCCGTACTCACGGGCTGCACCAGCACCAAGCCCTCCGCGTCCGGCGGAACTGAACTGGAGCTGGTGACCCCGGGCAAGCTCACCACCTGCACACACCTGCCGTACGAACCCTTCCAGGTGCGCAAGGGCGACGCCGTCGTCGGCTTCGACGTGGACCTCGTCGATCTGGTCGCCAAGAAGCTCGAGGTCACCCAGGAGATCGTGGACACGCCCTTCGAGGGCATCCAGACGGGCGAGGACCTCAACGCCCGCAAGTGCGATCTGGCCGCGGCGGGTATGACGATCACGCCGGTGCGCGCGAAGAACCTGGACTTCTCCGTCGGCTACTTCGACGCCACACAGGCCCTGATCGCCAAGAAGGGTTCCTCCCTCACCTCGCTGGCGAGCCTCAAGGGGAAGAAGCTCGGGGTCCAGCAGGGCACCACGGGAGAGACGTACGCACAGAAGAACGCCGAGGGCGTGACGACCGTGCAGTTCGAGGACCTGGCGCTGCTGCTCACCGCCGTGAAGACCGGACAGGTCGACGCCGCCGTGAACGACAACGGCGTGCTCTTCGAGTACGTACGGAAGAACCCGGACACCCAGGTCACCGCCGAGTTCGACACGGGGGAGGAGTACGGCATCGGGGTGCGCACCGGAAACGACGCCCTGCGCAAGGAGATCGACGCGGTGCTCGCCGACGCCAAATCCGACGGCAGTTACGACCGGATCTACAAGAAGTGGTTCCCCGCCGCTCCCAAGAAGTGA
- a CDS encoding amino acid ABC transporter ATP-binding protein: protein MKEVSTADGAAAGGGPAIDVRGLRKSFGTLEVLAGIDFSVARGEVVCVIGPSGSGKSTLLRCVNLLEEPTSGTVVVGGAEVTDPDVDIDKVRRRIGMVFQSFNLFPHLTALENLTLPQRRVLGRDKAEAARIARDRLARVGLTDKESAYPAQLSGGQQQRVAIARALAMDPELMLFDEPTSALDPELVGDVLAVMRSLADEGMTMLVVTHEMSFAREVADRVVFMDGGVIVEEGTPEQVIGAPGHARTRSFLARLLTPATADLAEAAGPADAAEKGPDPV from the coding sequence ATGAAGGAGGTCTCGACGGCAGACGGCGCGGCGGCGGGGGGAGGTCCGGCGATCGACGTGCGGGGCCTGCGGAAGTCGTTCGGCACGCTGGAGGTGCTCGCGGGCATCGACTTCTCCGTGGCCCGGGGCGAGGTGGTGTGCGTCATCGGCCCGTCCGGTTCGGGCAAGTCCACGCTGCTTCGGTGCGTGAACCTGCTGGAGGAGCCCACGTCGGGGACGGTCGTGGTGGGCGGCGCCGAAGTCACCGACCCGGACGTGGACATCGACAAGGTGCGCCGGCGGATCGGCATGGTCTTCCAGTCGTTCAACCTGTTCCCGCACCTCACCGCGCTGGAGAACCTGACGCTCCCCCAGCGGCGCGTACTGGGGCGCGACAAGGCGGAGGCGGCGCGGATCGCACGCGATCGGCTGGCCCGGGTGGGCCTGACCGACAAGGAATCCGCCTACCCGGCACAGTTGTCCGGCGGCCAGCAGCAGCGGGTGGCCATCGCCCGGGCTCTGGCCATGGACCCGGAACTGATGCTCTTCGACGAGCCCACCTCCGCGCTCGACCCGGAGCTGGTGGGGGACGTCCTGGCCGTGATGCGCTCGCTGGCCGACGAAGGGATGACGATGCTCGTCGTCACCCATGAGATGAGCTTCGCCCGGGAGGTCGCGGACCGCGTGGTCTTCATGGACGGAGGGGTCATCGTGGAGGAGGGGACCCCGGAGCAGGTGATCGGCGCGCCCGGTCATGCCCGCACCCGGTCCTTCCTCGCACGTCTGCTGACCCCGGCCACCGCGGACCTGGCGGAGGCCGCCGGGCCCGCCGACGCGGCGGAGAAGGGGCCGGACCCGGTGTAG
- a CDS encoding aldehyde dehydrogenase family protein translates to MSAPHPSAHPAAALDTLHIDGTWRAAGSGATREILDPADATVLARVSEAGTEDTDAAVAAARRAFDDGPWPHRPVAERAELLRRVAGLLQRDREEIAITESRDTGKTLEEGRVDVDDVTNAFRYFADLVMNESGGRVVDAGDPDVHSVVVHEPVGVCALIAPWNYPLLQASWKIAPALAAGNTFVLKPSEVTPLSTVHLIRLLAEAGLPDGAANLVTGAGDPVGARLSEHPDVDLVSFTGGLASGTKVAQAAAPTVKKVALELGGKNPNVVFADACATDEGFDTTVDQALNAAFFHSGQVCSAGARLIVEESVRDRFVTELARRADAIRLGRGTVDGVECGPLVSAQQLAKVEAYVASAREEGAVVRSGGARPEPSDVRPASGYFYRPTVLDGCHREMKVVREETFGPILTVETFRTEEEAITLANDTDYGLAGAVWTTDAGRARRVAGRLRHGTVWINDYHPYLPQAEWGGFGKSGTGRELGPTGLAEYRESKHIYQNLNPRPQRWFAG, encoded by the coding sequence ATGTCGGCTCCCCACCCGTCGGCGCACCCCGCCGCCGCTCTGGACACCCTCCACATCGACGGCACCTGGCGTGCGGCCGGGTCCGGTGCGACACGCGAGATCCTCGACCCGGCGGACGCCACCGTGCTCGCCCGCGTCTCCGAGGCCGGAACCGAGGACACCGACGCCGCCGTGGCCGCCGCCCGCCGCGCCTTCGACGACGGCCCCTGGCCCCACAGGCCCGTCGCCGAACGCGCCGAGCTGCTGCGCAGGGTCGCCGGGCTCCTCCAGCGGGACCGCGAGGAGATCGCGATCACCGAGAGCCGCGACACCGGCAAGACCCTGGAGGAGGGCCGCGTCGACGTCGACGACGTCACCAATGCCTTCCGCTACTTCGCCGACCTCGTCATGAACGAGAGCGGCGGCCGGGTCGTCGACGCGGGCGACCCCGACGTGCACAGCGTCGTCGTGCACGAGCCGGTCGGCGTCTGCGCCCTGATCGCCCCGTGGAACTACCCGCTGCTCCAGGCCAGCTGGAAGATCGCCCCCGCCCTCGCCGCGGGCAACACCTTCGTGCTCAAGCCCAGCGAGGTCACCCCGCTCTCCACCGTTCACTTGATCCGGCTGCTCGCCGAGGCCGGACTGCCCGACGGCGCCGCCAACCTCGTCACCGGTGCCGGTGACCCCGTCGGCGCACGGCTCTCCGAACACCCCGACGTCGACCTCGTCTCCTTCACCGGCGGACTCGCCAGCGGCACGAAGGTCGCCCAGGCGGCCGCGCCCACCGTCAAGAAGGTCGCCCTGGAGCTCGGCGGGAAGAACCCCAACGTCGTGTTCGCCGACGCCTGCGCCACCGACGAAGGCTTCGACACCACCGTCGACCAGGCACTGAACGCCGCCTTCTTCCACAGCGGCCAGGTCTGCTCCGCCGGCGCCCGCCTCATCGTCGAGGAGTCCGTCCGCGACCGCTTCGTCACCGAACTCGCCCGCCGCGCCGACGCGATCCGGCTCGGCCGCGGCACCGTGGACGGGGTCGAGTGCGGACCGCTCGTCTCCGCACAGCAGCTCGCCAAGGTCGAGGCGTACGTGGCGTCCGCCCGCGAGGAGGGCGCCGTCGTCCGCTCGGGCGGCGCACGCCCGGAGCCCTCGGACGTCCGGCCCGCGAGCGGTTACTTCTACCGGCCGACCGTCCTCGACGGCTGCCACCGCGAGATGAAGGTCGTCCGCGAGGAGACCTTCGGCCCGATTCTCACCGTCGAGACCTTCCGCACCGAGGAAGAAGCCATCACCCTGGCCAACGACACCGATTACGGTCTCGCCGGCGCCGTATGGACCACCGACGCGGGCCGCGCCCGGCGCGTCGCGGGCCGGCTGCGGCACGGCACCGTCTGGATCAACGACTACCACCCCTACCTCCCGCAGGCCGAGTGGGGAGGCTTCGGCAAGTCCGGCACGGGCCGCGAACTGGGCCCCACCGGGCTCGCCGAGTACCGCGAGTCCAAGCACATCTACCAGAACCTCAACCCGCGCCCCCAGCGCTGGTTCGCCGGCTGA